In Gossypium hirsutum isolate 1008001.06 chromosome A10, Gossypium_hirsutum_v2.1, whole genome shotgun sequence, the DNA window GTCCaaaaccatttattaaaactCAAAACTAGAGAAATAATTAATTAGCATGTTTAAAACGTGGTTGTCTGAGATCTCTAGTATGCCGTGTCCAGCTATAGAAAATGAAAGTACCTAAAAGAGGGAAACGAATtaggtgagctacacgagcttaGTATGAGTTCGAAATGTAACAAATGACAAAGTTGCAAAACAGAATTTCAATTAGCAGTGTAATAGCGAAATGTATTTACAAAGCTATTACAAATTTGGAATGTAAACACGACACTAATGTCCCAACCATACGTATCAAATAATGCACATCATATTATTGTGAACATATCTTTTAAAGAAACAGATGTTCATACAACCATAAGTATGTACAAATGCAAAACAGATTAAAAAAAACCCACCCCACCAACCGAAACCACTCCGATCCCCATTCATACCACAAATAAGCTAAAGGTAGCCCAACCAAccatgcacaccacataggacctcgaaaagTCCATcccaccctacacaccacatatgtGGAACTAAGCCACGTAAATGAAAATATGCAACtaacactacagcaaaacaggtttttagcagcgtttgaatgcaaaacgccactaaaggtcgagcattagcggcgcttttaaaaaacgccgctataggttcACCTTTAGCGATGTTttttgaaaagcgccgctaaagctcgATCTTTAGCTGGGCTTTTCAAAAAACGCCTCAAAAAATTAACACAACGCCATCATTTTGTATTGAGCctaacgccgctaaagatcaagtATTAGCGGCGattttataaaagcgccgctatatGTACACCTTTAGCTGCGTTTTTTGAAAAACGCGGCAAAAGAATTTTGCAAAACGTCGTCGTTTTGTATTGAGCTTTTAGTGGCTTTAGCGgaactttttgaaaaacgccgctaatgctcgatctttagcgacgtttttttgaaaaacaccacaaaaaatgaaaaaaattaaaatactattatttaaaataattttaaagatttttggtatatgactaattgttttttaatttatatgttaaatattttcttatataattgtaaaagagatagtattaattttaaaatattgaattaattatcattataatttagggtttacggtatatggttaagggtttaatgtttatgagttactattttaaggtttatggattatggtttaagagtggtttaagggttggggtttaaggttgtttaggtgttaggggttaagggttaagggttagtGGTTCAAGGTTCAGGGTTTATGTTTTAGGACTCATGGTTTAGGGTTAGGAATgaggagtttagggtttagattaattagtgttttttaatttatatgataaatattttcttatataattataaaagagatagtattaagtttaaaatattgaattaattatcattatagtttatggtttatggtttaaggtatatggtttaaggtttaaagtgtatgagttactattttaaggtttttagggattatggattacgatttaagggttggggtttaaggggtaggggttaggggttaagtgttaggtttttagggtttagagattttgtttatgatttagggtttagggggtaagggtttaagggttagattaattaatgttttgtaatttatatattaaataatatattatattgatgtatttattttttaaaatgtgtataaaCAACTAATGCGGACCATACTTAAAAGAATAATGCTTGTATTAttgtatcatttttattttttttaattcatcgattctattttaTTCTCTTAAAGtttccttttgtattttatatgttaatttaaaatttataaaaatcttcaaaaaaatataaaatttaaaaataaaaataaaaaataaaaaacttaaaaacttaatatttaatatttaataatttagtccatatttcaattaaaaagttcaatattcaaaattaaaaaaattcaaaaagtaataatttcaacacaaaaattttaaaagaaaaaaatagaaaaaaatatgttaaaaatgaaaaaaatttaaaattaaacaatagTGGCGCTTTTAGGTAAAACGCAACAAAAAATTGATCTATAATAGCGTTTTTAGTGGAAACGCCgcaaaagagaaaattaaaatcCCCAATTTTTGGTTACCCGCTCGTTACTCCCTCTTATTCTCATCTCCGTCGCGCCCCTAAATCTCCCAACTGACTCTCAAAATTTGCCCCCAAATTTCGTATTTCCAGCAACACCAAGTCAATACACCTAGACCAATCacacttctttttccttttcatttcactGCACTGAATTCACACACCATAGctactcattttctcttctctcGATTTGTTAGGGTTTCTTTTAATTCTAGGCTTTACAAATGGAAGCTGAAGAGAAGGAGaatgaggaagaagaagaggaggaagAGAAGAGGGGGATGaggaaaaagaagagagaaaaggaTTATGGAGGCGATTTCATTTTTCTGTTTATTAATCCCCTTCCTCTTTGTTGCTTCCCCCTGGTAAGTATCACCCCACGCAACctatcttttattttacttaatctCCACTCACTACTATGATTTAGAATTATGGAGGCGATTTCATTTTTCTGTTTATTAATCCCCTTTTTCTCCCTTCTCATTTTATCCTTCTTTCAAAATATATTTCAGTCTGACATCATTTCATTATATAAAACCCAAATTGCTAACTTTACATGTCTTCCAGTCGGATAGGAGTCTATGTTTGATACAATATACTCATTTGTCTTTTTAAAAGGATTTTTCTCTCATATATTTTTAGAGGGTTGTATATCGTGCGCATGTGTGTCGgtgtgtatatataatatatgctgGAATACGTacataaatttttaaagattttttgggTGGTTCAGCTGTTTGAATTTTGAACTTGATGCAACTGCGTTAGGTTCTACATCTGAGAAGAAACTGTATGCCAATCATATGGCCTTCTCAAATATCAGGGCTCAAGCTATAATTGTTAGGTCTTCAAGTTGTAAGACAAGGAAATACAGCAATGGATCGGATTTAGTTACACGAAGGGATGTGATGGGGTTGCTTTTCGGAGTTTCGATCATCTCGTTGAACTCGCCAGATGCCGATGGTGCCGATTTGCCACCCGAAGAAAAGCCGAAACTATGCGATGATGCCTGCGAAAAGGAGCTTGAAAAGGTATGGTGAGATTGCATAGCTCCCTTATCTTTGATTTTTCCTCGATCCATAGGCTGCTAGTGCTAGTTTACTTATTTAACAGCATTTCGTGTATCCTATCGTGTTTGGGTTCTTTAACATATCATATCATGTTCaagttattttatataaaatttgagacATTCATGTATTCATGTCGTGTAATCTGCCAAGTAGGCATTGCATCTGTAAGACATTAGTAATGTACTAATCAAGAAACCTAACCTTGCTAAATATCTAATGAAGTTTACCTTGATGCTTTGAAACTTCTTGTTAGCATGCTTGATCATCTTATACGTTAAAGTATAACACTATGTTACACTGATTTGATGTGAGTTTTGAATACCAGTATGTGTTCAGCATGTATATATACTTAGTATGATTGATTGCTGATGTAACAATGTTTGATTGCTAATCACAtgattttcacttttgttttctCTTCAATAATGATTGATTGCTAATGTAACAATGTTTTTTTTACCAGGATGCTGTCTAACAATTGCATAACCGAGCCATGTTTTTAAGATTGATTGCAAATGACTGATATTGTGAAATAACACTTACATAAGATAAAGTAGTAACTCTAGCTTTGGTATGTAGGATGAACTGCTTTGGTTGGAATTGTTTGATAATTAATGTTGTGGTATTTTTTTATCCGAGAGTAATTTGGATGTGAATGTAACAGTAAATGTAATAACCCTCTGTATTGCATTAACAAAAACCACTGCCTTCATCTAGCAAATGATTTCATTTCAGGGTGATATTGgtgattttgggttttatttatgttttatagcATATTCAAAGTCTGCAGTTAAGTTTACAGTGAGCCAGTTGACTgcatttctttttttcattttttataactttttctgACCAACAATTTATTTGttacatatatgttttattttattttaatcgttAGTTGTATGTCACTAATGCTTAATTGTtataaatttttacataaatgttttttttactcGGGGCTAAGAAGTTAGCATCACAATATCAAAAGGAAACGGATAAATGCAATTCAGGTATGGAGACTACTGAAGGACTTTTATTTGCTGAATAACTATTGAAGCTATAATAgatatacaaatcaaaacttaTGGATTTTATTCCTCATTGCTGTTTTCTGCTTTCCTTTTGTTGCATTCTGGTTTCAATAGTGTCAAAGACACAGTTGATAAGTTAAAAAGTGATGCCAGGCAAGAGttcaagacaaaattaaatatggAGGATTGTATGGTTCCTGGCAGAGGTAATTTATCTGTtgcatttattatctattttccttttttttctcctttGCAACTCTTGTCTGTTCTTTACATGTGTCGGTCATTAAAGGGCTTTTGTGATACTTTAAATTTATAGAAAcgttatttaattttatgatccagagaagaaaaagaaagagagatcCAAAAATTCATCATCAGTATCAGAAGTTATGAATATAGATGAAGATGCTGTAAGTGCCCCATTTATACATTTTCTTCCATTCTCTTTCTAATATAGGAAATCTTGAAAGACCATTTCTTAGTATTTTCATTCCaaggaaatattaccttattttctaaaatattggCTGCACCGTTCACTGCACACAACATTTATTGTCAAATAAAAGACTGGGCT includes these proteins:
- the LOC107896393 gene encoding uncharacterized protein isoform X1, encoding MEAISFFCLLIPFLFVASPWAQAIIVRSSSCKTRKYSNGSDLVTRRDVMGLLFGVSIISLNSPDADGADLPPEEKPKLCDDACEKELEKKLASQYQKETDKCNSGMETTEGLLFAE
- the LOC107896393 gene encoding peptidyl-prolyl cis-trans isomerase FKBP16-3, chloroplastic isoform X2; the encoded protein is MEAISFFCLLIPFLFVASPWAQAIIVRSSSCKTRKYSNGSDLVTRRDVMGLLFGVSIISLNSPDADGADLPPEEKPKLCDDACEKELEKLASQYQKETDKCNSGMETTEGLLFAE